Part of the Candidatus Chlorohelix allophototropha genome, CGAATGGGGCTTGATTAATCGGGTTGTAACTGCCGATAAGTTGCTGGAGGAATCTGAAAAGCTGATGCTGGCAGCTACTCGTGGCAGTTTCTGGTCAAAAGCTATCGGTAAACAGGCATTTTACGCTCAAATTGATCTAGAGCAACCTAAAGCCTATTCCTACAGTATGGAAGTTATGGCGGCAACCTCACAAACACCGGACGCACAAGAAGGTATGCGCGCCTTCCTTGAAAAGCGCAAACCCAATTTCCAGCGTTAAGCTAAAACTCCAAAACATCGGGTCTCTCATAAGGTGAGACCTGATGCTGTTTATTGTAACTACTTAGTCTTATCTTTTCATTATTGCTGTAAACCTAATTTGGGAGGTATTCACTTGGTAACATGCACAAGATGTGGTAAAGAAGCAGGTATGTTGGGTTCAATAGCTTTCAATAAACAAACTAATCGGTGTGGGAAATGTGATAGCGATATAAACAATTTACTGAAACAATTCAGAACACATTTTATCAATGCATGCTCTGATGGCATAATAACTCAAGAGGAATGGTATGCAATTACTTCCCCTTTAGCCTCACAAGGGTTAAGTATCAATGAAGCCCTAAATTATGTACGCGGGGATGCGCTTCATTTTCTGGAACGCAGTTTAGCATTTGCCTCAGCAGATGGCTATATTACAGATGTAGAAGAATTGCATATCTTGCAATTGAAAGAATTTCTACAAATACCTGATGTTATAGCTCATAATATTTTGCAGCGACTCTCATATCTAAAGACATTGACGTGTATCAGAATGGGACAGTTACCCTCAATTATACCCTCAATTCATTTAGATGCAGGAGAAATTTGTCATTTGGAAGTACCCGCCATCTATTACAAAGTTAATGTCAGAACTATCACTCAGATACCGGGACGATTAGTTGCCACTGACAAGAAGCTTCTTTTCCTGTCTGCTTCTGGAGGTAGCGAAACTCTATGGAAAAGTGTTTTGAGGGTAGACTTACAGCTACCAAATATTTACCTAGAACTTTCAAAAAAGAGTAGCAATGGTTCTTATTATGTGCAAGACCCAGTATATGTCGAGGCTGTTTTAAGCACATTAATTAAATTGAATAAGCGACAATTTCTTATTCCTTCCAACGGTATAGAAAATAGACGAATACCGCAGGAGGTAAAAGTTGCTGTTTGGAATCGAGATCAGGGTAAATGTGTAGAATGTGGGGCTACGGAATACCTAGAGTATGACCATATCATACCTTTCAGCAAGGGTGGAGCAAGTTCGGTCAATAATGTACAATTATTATGCCGCAAATGCAATTTAAAAAAGAGCGACAAAATCTAGTTCCAGAGTATCCGATAACTCCTAGCTTACAAAATATCTAATGTATTATCCGAACCAGTGGTATGTTCACTATCGAAATATTTAAACCATTCTTTCCCAAAGCCAGTTATGAGGAGTTGCATAACCTTAGCCGTTTAAAGGATGCTGTCTTCAGAGAAAAAACTGAAAAGGTCGGGATTCCATTTCTACCCGGGGTAGCACGTTTATTACAGAAACTGAAAGAAGCAGGCTTTAAACAAGGGATAGCCACAGGCTCACCCGCTAAAAACCTAGAACTGGTATTTAACAGCAACCCGGGCAGTCGAAACTATTTTTCAGGAACAGTGGTAGTAAATGTAGCCTTGGTAAAGATGACAGAATCTAAACTGCTAGAGCCGATTTTGTATTAGCCTAGTAACTAATTCTCGCTATTGTTTATTTTAGGGGTGAGA contains:
- a CDS encoding HNH endonuclease, yielding MVTCTRCGKEAGMLGSIAFNKQTNRCGKCDSDINNLLKQFRTHFINACSDGIITQEEWYAITSPLASQGLSINEALNYVRGDALHFLERSLAFASADGYITDVEELHILQLKEFLQIPDVIAHNILQRLSYLKTLTCIRMGQLPSIIPSIHLDAGEICHLEVPAIYYKVNVRTITQIPGRLVATDKKLLFLSASGGSETLWKSVLRVDLQLPNIYLELSKKSSNGSYYVQDPVYVEAVLSTLIKLNKRQFLIPSNGIENRRIPQEVKVAVWNRDQGKCVECGATEYLEYDHIIPFSKGGASSVNNVQLLCRKCNLKKSDKI
- a CDS encoding HAD family hydrolase, whose product is MFTIEIFKPFFPKASYEELHNLSRLKDAVFREKTEKVGIPFLPGVARLLQKLKEAGFKQGIATGSPAKNLELVFNSNPGSRNYFSGTVVVNVALVKMTESKLLEPILY